ggtggggggcagcCCCTGAGGAGGCGGGGGAGACCGACTAGGCTGGGGAAGGGCGCGGAGAGGGAGGCCTGCGGCCTATGGGGGCGGGGGCCGGCCTTGCTGAGGGGAGAGGCCCGGCCCTGCTGAGGGGGGAGGCCCGGTGCCGGAGCCGGCAGCACCCGGGCCTgctgggaccggggccggggTGGACGGTGTTCCCTTTTCTGCCtcggctggggcggggggggggtcccgtgtcttggggggggaaggggggagagaggcCGCGCTGCGTGGGACCCCCCTGGGCTTATCGGGCGTCGCCTGCAGGCGCTGGGACGCTGGAGCAGTTCCCCGGCCACACATGGGGTTTGGTTCCCTCGTTgtctcctctcctgccccgggAACGTCGTGTCGTTTCTTCTGCCGTGGGGCTGCCCGCCCCTCACCGCTGGAGGAGCCCCGGTCTTGCGGTGAGGGACGGGCTTGGCTTGACAGGGCAGCCCCGGGGTGGGCAGGGCTGAGTGTGGCCGTGCTTTAGCCGGCTCTGGAAAACTTGGGGTTTGCaatatgcagaagaaaagaaataccttgtgaaaatgctggcgttttcagtatttctttggtGTTTCCTGCGCTGGTCTTGCTCTTCTGGTGAGCAGCCGAGGCCTGTGTCTGCTGGCTATCGGCAGCGCGGTGCTTTTTCCATAGATTGTAATTTGTAGGCTGTCATGGAGCCACCGAGTTTCTCTGGGGCTGTTAATTAGTACTGACCTTCACTGTATGAGTTGTCAAAACAAAAGAAGTAACTGGAGAACTTTAAGGCACTTTTTCAGTCCGTGTGAAGTCCATACTTGGTGTTTATGCCACTCGTAGTACATCTGTCTGTGCATACTTATGCAGGGATTAACTGTCACAAGAATGAAACCTGTTTGAAGTGTTAGCAATTTCATATTAACTCTAGGCCTCCCATAATCTCCAGTAGTGTAATTCAAAGGGGCACTGTGTTATATTGCCTATATGGCCTGTGTTTCTCCGTCTGCTGCCTCAGTAGGATAAAATGCATAATATGACTGCGCCGCTTGGCTTTTCAGTGACTTGTCATTTCTCAAAGTTATTTTGTCTCAatccattttttccctttcaaaagctGATCCTGGGATCGACATATCTTACTGCATAGTCATAAGCTGTTGCCACTGTCCCTGTACCAGGTAactttatatttcattaaaatgccctgagaaattctttcctgtttctttagcTGTCTCAGTGTTAATTGCTTTATGAAAAAGATGCCATGAaaagtttttatatatatgtgtataaaaacacactttaaaatgtttctataacctgaaatggggggaaaaaccaGCTTTAGAACATTTTTGAAAGGGTTATAGCTGACACTataattttaaagtcttttgaAAACCTGGCATCGTCATGGATGTGTTTAAAGATGTACTCTTGATTATTTACAGTTGAAGAAGTATTTTTGGGATCACAGTCTATCTGTGGAGATAGTTTTGAAGTATGGACCAGTTTAAACCAGAGAGTAGCTTTTTGGAGTAATGTCCCAATTCCATAATTTCTGTTAGTGGACTCTTGCCTTGGCATTTGGCGTACTGGCTTTGGCTTCAACCTTAACATGTGTCACTTCCCAATACTTTCTGTACTGGCCTCTCAGATTCCCAGCTTCCACCCACTTATCTCCTGGTCATCATCCCCATGACCCTGTACAGCTCTGTGGAGTGAGCCTCCAGTCCTACGAAATGCTAGGTTTAATCAGCAGAAAGTTTAGGTGGAAACTTCCCTGAGTTTGAGTGCTCACAGGGCTTGAGTTGTTGAAGCTTTCCCAGTTCAatcaaatgcttttccttttgtggCTGTGGCTATAAAGCacccagatttcttttttttttttctttccaggtgcTAAATAATTTCatagctttttctttcactgtcttgCTTGGTTACTAGTCTTACGGATAAAGGTAGTTTTATGCTGTGATATCAGTAAGATGATAATACAGCATAACTTTCTTTTAGGCAACATAACATGCCTGACTATATCAGGCAGCAGCGTCTTTGTTTCCACTGGTTATTTAGCCTTCATTTTCTCTTATCTCCAGCAATGGCAGcttctagcagcagcagcagcgaggagGAGCGTAGTCTTCGGGAATGTGAACTTTACGTCCAAAAACACAACATCCAGCAACTTCTGAAGGATTGCATTGTACAGTTATGCACAGTGAGACCTGAAAGACCCATGGGATTCCTCAGAGAATACTTTGAAAGATTGGAGAAGGTAAAAATACATAGCgggaggggaaggagagtggAACAACCTAAATTTATATCACCTTTTTGTGATTCAGAGGCTGAGCTTCAGATTTGACCAGTGTTCGTATTGGCTGTTTGAAGTTGGAGCTGGTGCTTTTGGAAAACAAATCGTATTTTCTGTTAGTTTGTGCCAGTTGATCACAGTGTAAATGCACCTCTGTCATAACAAAGCACATAGGGCAGAACATAAGCTGACAAGGAGACTTACCCAGCTAGGATGCAGATGTAATCCCAATCTAATGCTTACTTATAGATAGCATACACCATCGTGTCTGTAGTTAGGTGATAACTGTGGCGTTTGACCTTGGTTGGACACTGCCGATAGGCATGTGGTTTCTTATATTGAGGCAAATGGTTTGCAATAATTTGGGTACAGCACAGAAGTAGTAGGCTGGGGTAATTACCCAGGCCTAGCTGAAGTCAAACGGAAGTATTTGTATTCCAAATCTCTAGGAGAGCAAGCCCGTTTCTGCTTCTCTTGGGAGTTTGGCgttggtgttttgctttgtttttcctattGTGTTTGTCCTCAAGGTctctgttgtttttgttgttgttgaaagcATTCTGGGATCTTGGGAATGGAAAGTATTTTGTCATCTCGGTGCTCATATTTGAAATGGTGATTTCATATTCTTTTGAACTGTGCATTTTATATATTGATATCTAAGCAGATAGGAGAAGAAGCCGCTAGGAAAATGGGAGGTTTTAAAGGCTAATGCAGAGGAAAGGTTAGATGTGACGAATCTATTCAGAATACACAATTAGTAAATAATGTAGTTGTGACCTGGTACAGCAGTCGCTTCCAGGTGCTGCTTTCAGTACTTGGTGTATATGGGAGttatagctttttcttttttttttttattttttttttattctagctaGTTACTAATTGCTgatgtaaagaagaaagaaattaacacTGGAGATCATAAATACCTATAGTGGAAATTGTCTTTTAATGGAAATGTTCAAGGTAGATACTAGAAAATGACCAAATGCTGCAAACTAACCTGCTATAACTCACAATATATTTGAGGAACATTTTGCTTATTAAATGAACGAGAACTCTATGAtatgtctgactttttttttatgtgtgtagtTGCGTCTTGAGTATGTTCTCTTTCAGAGAGAATGCCAGCAGCAAACCAGGTAGTAATCAGGTTCTTAAAAATTCATTGTCTCTCCCTGTTACCATGCCTCCTTCCCCACATTGGATTCTCAAGTTTCTAAGTACTGATAGattgataatttttaaaacatcaccACAAGTGTTGATATACAAAACTTTACAAAGTAAACTGCATTACTGCACTTAGGATAAATTGTAAACCAATCCATACATAGAGATGTAAAACAGGAATATTTGAATGCTTTTGTGTAGTGGATTTATGGTCAAGGTGCAGTATTTAAGATTAAAGGAAACTTAATTTGTTTTTAGCAAAACAAGTCTAGCTCTGAGCTTAACCACATGTAACTGTTGATGATTTTATTCTCGTGCAAATAGGCTGTCTATGTACTCTGTCAGCTTATAAGcaagctgaaaataaaactgcttaggtaatgttttttccccctaaattacTCTTACCATTTTGGTCAGGGTCTTTTATGAGTTGTGTTGGCAGGGCTTATACATGCCCACTAGTGTAGCTATAGCTACAAGTGGAActgtagcatttttcttcttgcctcCTTGAATTTGAAAATCGCTACAGCTTTCTCCAAGTAATTTCACCATTCAGTCTAATGGATTGGTTTTAGTTTAACCAGATAACACAGTACCTTAATAGCTATCAAGTAACAGAACAGTGAACATCCTGTGCTACGTTAGCAAACTCCTGGAAAGCACAAATGCTAAGTACTATTATTAACCAGATCTAACCTGGTACTTAGCTCTGATagaacaaaaatgtttgaaaGGGAATCTGCTTCGCCTTCCAGAACTAATGtctgttacatttttaataaagcagGGCAACTTTTCAGTATACTTTCTAAATCTGTTGATCTGTAAGACTGGATGAAGTTGAGGTTGAGGTACGgtatggttttttttaagatagaatTTTGAAGGAACACCATTTAGAACTGAAGCAGGGTTGCTATTTTCTCTCTAGTTATCCTGACAAGTCATCTCTTCCACAGCgcacaaacacagagctgatTCACTGTCATGTTATTAAAATACATTGAAGACATTTAAACATGCTTTTGAATTTATgttcagaaacattaaaattactGCCTCTCAGATTGTGGTAGCTACCATAGGAATTCGGATGTCCTCTTCTGACTTAGGAAAGCTGTTACATTAATCTAATTACTACACATTGGTtgtataaatgtttttattttatctgtttgtgGTGTACTAAGGCCTCTGTTCTTTTTGCTGTGCAAACATGTCTGGTAACACCAGTGCATACTAAAAGCTAATAGCTATCCAGTGCTGTGCTTGGCTGTGTAATGTAGTTTGAGCTATGGAAATTTAATGTAGAGATCATTATTACAGCCTGCCAGATGAATCTTGGATATTGGACATTGCTGTCCACTGGAATAAGTGCATGTTTGAAATATTGTGTGTAATGCAGTTATGTGCATATTAGGCTTTATAGAAAGCTGGAATTATGAAGTGTGATTGACATCTAGTTGCTGTACCTGTTCCCCACCACCTTCCCTGCCTCCACAGATACATacctgaatatttttcttattttcctaagcatttcttttgcaaaacacGCAAAAGCACGTGGTAGCTAGGAAGGATATACTGTGCCATTGTGAATTTATGGCAGAGCTTTTAACGCTGCTTTTTTAGCTTctgagtgtttgggttttttctggtttatatcAGCTCTCCACATATTTAAACAAATTGAATACTAATTAGCCAGAAGAAGTTGAGATCATTTCTAGTGTAACGACAATTACCAGGTGCCAGACTATACAGTGTAAAACATAATTCTGGAATTCTGAAGGTCTTCTCCAGTAGCTGATAGACTTAAATATGTGAAGTCTTATCACTTCAATATTTCTTACTTGTAATAACTTAAATGGACTTAATAACTATTTCTTACttgtcaggaaaaataaaatttacagttaGCGGTCACTGACACTGAAAACTTTGAACTGCTTCATCAGCTGAAAGACCAGGGTCAACACTTGGATGTAGTAAATAGGCTAACCTTGTTACTAAACTTTTTTGTAATCCTGGTAATGGTTATACTGATAAGtacagagtaaaatgaatgcCTTTGTCCATTATGTGTTTAATTTGAGGAGCTTCTAAAGCTAAACAAGTACATTTTCTTATTCATAAACACCGGCTAAATTCTAAGGTAGCTGAGAATAACGACTGACACTTTTTCTTCAAGTCCTAGTGTAATTTTTCTCTGATCTGGTGGTGTAATATATGCAGTTTATtatcagaaattataaaaaatgtattttaagaaggTGAATACATGCAAAGCTACTGGTATGAAAACAGTGAGATTTTAGCATGTCACTTACTCCGTGGCACAGCGTTGTCTTGTGAAGTGTAATGTGAATTCATGGAGATTTGTCTCATTCGGGGATGATCTTCCTCTTGATGAGTGTGTATATATCAGCTATTTAGAATAGCTGGTATGTTTTGAGTTCATGTATTATCTTACCCACCTGTAACTTGTTTCTGTGTCCATGCCCTACCTTAACATACTTCTTTTTAATATAGTAATGCTAAATCTCAGATCAGACAGAAGttaccagttttattttttctgttagtGCAGTTTCCTTCTTTGAGTGGGCCATTACCCTGGCGAGTCTCTTTCTGAACAGTGTTTTGATACACAGCTCTCTTGCTAGATGCTGCTCAAGTGCTTCTATCTCTGAAAGTTAGAGGATCTCAATATTCTATATTTTTTGTGGtactggaaaaaatacagcagctggtgttcacttattttaaaagtgtcaagttttttttaatgggttaaGTATTCTGTGTATGAGCCAACAGTATGTTTCTGTGGTTGGTGGTGTTGCACCCTTCGTAGAGAGGCAGTTTAAACTGAGCACTTGCTACTGCTCAAACTATTTCTAACTTCATCTCGGTTGAGACTCGTTTCTCCAAAATCCGGAGATAGAAACAaggttttaaatgtgttttgctCCGATCGTTTTGAAATGTAGCACTATTTTATCAATGGGCAAAAAGCAGGAAGTGAAATGTAATTCGATGGATCAGTGCTTGCTCTTTGGCTCTCTGAGAGGTGCAAGATGTAAACTCGCTGTAATGGTTATCTGATGTCCCTTTTCTCAAAGCGCTGTTGTTATACATAGCCTCTGTGCACCTCCGGAGTGGAGCGTGGCAGCCAAGCAGCAAGCtgcccagctgggcaggggacaGTTTGATCAAGGACACTGGGACAAacccagcttttaaaaatgccGGGAGCTCTCAGAGAACAGATGACTGCTTGTTCGTTTAAGGCATGTCCCCAAACCCTCTTTCCTTAATGCTGGGAAAGTCACTTGAGCTGTTATGATGTAAATGCTCTGGCTCCAAGgttagcttttttgttttgtttttaatctgattttaattGATTAAGGTGAATTTTCTGGTACATAGAAGAATCAAATTTCTGTGTGTCAGGTTAGACTTCATTTTATTGTAAGTATGCTAGTCTTCTACGATATCACTATAACACAGCACAACAGGTAACTGAGGGAAATAAGGAAAATGCGTAATGTCGTGCAAAGTTGACAGATCTGTGGTTTGTGGAAAAAGCCCTGCTGTCTGGCCTGTAGCAtccttcctccagctcttttGTAAGCGGTGTTCATATTTCTTTCTCCTAAAATAACTGTTGGTTATTGAGTATCAGGTTGGTCCATGACTTGACCTTGTTTCAAAAGCTTCTCATGTAACATGGATTTCTGAGGAATTGCTCTTCTGTCTTTCAGATCAAAAAAGGCTTAACGCCTCACAGCTGAGGGAAAGAACTGCTGGGTTTACAGTTGGGAAAATGTCTTTAGCATTTGCAGAATGTCTTTCATCACCTGTTGAATATGCTAGTGGAAAGTAGAATCAACTTGTTTATACTTCTTAATAAATTAAACTATTAGTGtaacttattaaaataaacaccACTGTGATATGAATGTTACAAATGAAAGGTGTATCTACCATCTATTTTGAAAGGCCTTTGATGTTGGTTGCTCTAGTCTCCTGCTTGCCTTCATGTGGGAGTAATAGTACACAGGAAGCTCCCTTGCATTGGCAGACTAAATTGGAATATGATCTATgacaacttttttctttgctggaTAATGTGACACAAACATGTCTTCCTTCCTGTTTAGGAGGAAACAAAACAGTTGTTGAATCAACAGAAGTCTGGTTCTCGCTCAGACTCACGGGAGGATGAAatatctcctcctcctcctatgaACCCTGTGGTTAAGGGTCGAAGAAGGCGTGGGGCCATCAGTGCAGAAGTCTATACAGAAGAGGATGCTGCATCTTATGTTAGAAAGGTGCTCTAACTTTTAAACATTGCTAAAAATTGCAGTTTAAGACTGCTTTCTATCCAGTGTATTAAATAACACTAAGCTCCTGTAGCCGGTTAAGTCTTGTGATAACTGTAAAAAGCAGACCCGTGTGTATAGCTGTTTAATTAGAGGTTAGAATAAACTGTCATGCAATTAAACCATTTATGCATAAATTAGGCCTGTTCCCTTTGAAGTAATGTATATTTAGATGTacctatatttatatattatatatataaacaaagtgCTTCCAGTTATTTGACAGCTGCAACAACATTACGTTTAGTCTAATGTCAGAGCAGACTTGCTGCTATTCATAGGAAAAAGCAAGTTAAACAGATAGTTGTACTCTTGCAAAAAACCCTTATAAACTTAGCAGGGAATGATGCTTTTACAGTTGCATAAAGTAACACAAGATATTATTTATCTTCTGCACAAACTGGCTGTAAGCATTGACTATATTTGTTTTTAGATTTATAGTGcttgaaagaaactggaaaaaaaatcagccagtgTTTTGTAGCACTTTAAATAAGTTATATACCCTGGGAGTGCAgaaatttttcttgaaaaaattaGTCAGTTACTTTTTTCTGATTACATCCTAGGTTATTCCAAAAGATTATAAGACAATGGCTGCTCTGGCAAAAGCTATTGAGAAGAATGTGCTGTTTGCCCATCTTGATGATAATGAAAGAAGGTAGGAATAAATCTTCGTAGTCTTAAAAGTTCAGACTTCAGAAGAGCTAAATGTGTCTTACTGTACAAAGCTGCCCAGCCTCTTTACAACAGTCAGTGTAACCATACAGAGGTTATAGGAAAAGTATTGATGGGTTGGAGGTACAGATGTATGAATGAATGCATGCATGGCAGTTGTCCAAGCAATGTCTAATTTTGATATCCTTTTCTTCAGCGACATCTTTGATGCAATGTTCCCTGTCACTTACATTGCAGGAGAGACTGTCATACAGCAAGGCAAGTGACAATGTTTACATTGACTAATAGGTTGGAGATGGTGAGCAGGCTCTGGCCTAGTGCTCTtgtcaggttttggggtttttttgaaaataaaaatgttgtctGGATACAGTGACACTTTCTTGCTATGCTATCTGAAGCACAGCTCATGCTAAAGTGAGGAGTGGAGCAATTGTAGGAGGATGTGGTTTTGTTGCATATGTTACCTATTGGAAAGATTGTCATTTGATGGTATTGTAGAACATGTTATGTCAGTTTATGGATCCAGTATGCCTTTCCAGTATTCCTGGAAATGCTGCTGATCTCCTGCATACCAGTAGATGTCCTCTTTCACAGGACTGAGAGGAGTGCAAAATCAGCAAAATGTGAAACTTTACCTTGCAAGCTGTGCAAAAATTAGTCTCTGCCAACCTTACCAGATTCTAAATACCAAAGTTGGCAGAGATGCCAGTGAAATATGAATGTTTGCATAGCTTTACTCACCTTTTTAGTGTGTATTCAAtggggggttttttcttcttttttttgtaggtGATGAAGGTGATAACTTCTATGTTGTTGATCAAGGTGAAATGGATGTAAGCATTGCTGGTAGTTTATTAATTATATATTCATTCCTAGCAGAAGAATAGCCCGATATTTGTAGGCCTTTTCTACAGGTCCTTCCTTTAGCAGCTTTTCTCATAAGTTCTTACTTTTAGAAGCTTATTTTGCTTTGGAGCCTCTTTGCTCCTCAAAGGCTCAGTCTGGCTGCACAGACCATGAGTTGTGTTGAGTTTCAGAACGAACGATTCGGACACCAACTCAATACTAATGCTTTACAAGTGCAGGGTGGAGTCTAGCTGAGGTGTGGGACAGGCTTTAAGAATGACCAGGCTTCTTATTTTGCAGTCCAACTAATCCATAGCTTTCTCTGGCAGACTTTGTTGAGATTTTATTACCTATCAAAGGGTCTCAGGAGCCTACGTGTGTAGCCTGTGCATGTGATGTAGATGTAGAAGAGAGTCCCTTTATCGATGAAAGTAAGAATTCTGGCTGGGACTGGGGTTGGCTGTGAAGTGTTGATGAAACGCTGGAATGGTCAACTCTGTACAGACAGGAAAATTTCACATTACGATAAAGGAAATACAGGGTAGCAGGAGCTTTGTTGTCTCTGACCAGCTCACAAGATGTCATGAGCTTTGGCTTACCACCATGCCCTGCCTTTCAGGTTTATGTGAACAGCGAGTGGGCAACCAGCGTTGGTGAGGGTGGAAGCTTTGGAGAACTTGCCCTTATATATGGAACTCCCCGTGCTGCAACTGTCAAAGCGAAGACAAATGTGAAGTTGTGGGGCATTGATAGAGATAGCTATAGAAGGATCCTGATGGCAAGTATTTTTCTAGCTGATGTGTGGCTTATGTCATTGACTCAAGTAGCTGTGTGCATAACTTGGAATGATGCTTTTGGTTTTACTATTCACTTAGCTTATACTGGTCATTTGACCTTCTATCTGTGCCTGTCATTTGCTGGAGTTATTTATTCAAAATCCTGCTACTTCTTTTGTAATCAGAAAGCTGATCACTCAGCATACGTTTGTCAGGCGTGGTGCCATGGGGAGTCTTGCATTAGTGAACAAAACAGTACCAATGCCACATTAAACTGGACTGAAAATGTAATACCTACTGGTTAACTTGTCAGATACTTTGATTCTGCTCTGCATTTAGCTTGCTATTTCTAAGTAGTGTGTGTGAACAGCAGCTGTAACTAACTTGAGCAGGTGTTGTGAATTTTGGTAAGGTTATACAGTTAGAATGCATTTAAGAAACATTAAGGCTGCAATATATGCCAAGTACTTTATGAAGGCTGCTGAACTCTgaaatattactgaaataattaaatttgaaAACACTTAATCTTGTGGGTTTGGGGCCTGTGAGACAGGATGTCTggttaaatttatttttgccttgagTTTTATTTGAAGCCTCATGTAAAATGTGGTGTAGAAGGAAAACTTACTTTgtgtgcttggggttttttttgtgtttttttgtagGGGAGTActttaagaaagagaaagatgtatGAGGAATTCCTTAGTAAAGTATCTATATTGGGTAAGTGAGAAGACTTCTGTTCTGAAGTGGAATAAATTGCTATATTATAATAAAGCTGTTACCCAGCATTATTATGATTACAGGCTATTGTGGTATTCCATTAAAACTGACTCCAAAGCCTGTACTGTTTTTCTGCATCATTCAGAAATAATTCTAATTCAAGTCTTGGTATCTGATGCATAAATGTAGACAGAAGTAGGTTGACCTTTGTATAAAGACAGagcaaaaagtaaaatttgtgccTTGAAAAGATACTCTGTTAATGAACTATTAACTACAGAATCTCTGGACAAGTGGGAGCGTCTCACGGTAGCTGATGCATTGGAACCCGTACAGTTTGAGGATGGGCAAAAGATTGTGGTCCAGGGAGAGCCAGGAGATGAATTCTTCATTATCTTGGAGGTAAGGAAGGTCAAAATTAAAAGCTGAGacctttactactttttttttaacatagcttATTCTGTCCCTAAATAGGCTCttggagaaaaatgaaatataagaaTTTACTTGTAGAGAATTCCTGAAGAAATACAATCTTGCTGGACATGCAGAAGCTTATGTTTAGTTTTGCTATTTTTACAAATGGTGCTTCCAGGAAAAAAGTAACAAGTTTCTGGCTGAAACCAGTTTATGTTTTTCAGAGGAGTAGAGACCCATTCTAGATAGCTAGTAACATCTTGCTAGTGGTATCATTGTATTCTGagttgtggtgtggttttttttgcttttttttttttttttttgctagtcatACCGTAATATTCTTAGTGTTTtgaggaaaaacaggaagaaatcaGTGCTGTGGATATGTAAATACCCTAGATGTCTGATGCTTAGAGAGGAGGGAAGACCAGCTGTTTTTATAGAGCAGTCTGGTGAGGTATGCAAGGACTGTGAAGCGGTTTTTAAAGACTAAGACATAGTAACAGTCCTTCCTGCAAAGCAGCTGATTCCTTCTGGAATTCAATGTTTCAAGTGATGCTGGAAATTCCAATTGTTTAATTGTTGTGATTTATTAAAGGGCACAGCTGCAGTGTTACAGCGTCGatcagaaaatgaagaatttgtTGAAGTGGGCAGACTGGCACCTTCTGATTATTTTGGTGAGTTACGTAGTGACAACTGTGATTACATACACCACTGTCGCCATTTTACCTGTGCTGTGTTCATGACTGCTGTGGATGATGGTGATGGGATGGATTTGATTAATTACTGTTTTGGCTAACTGCTGTGGCTTCACTCAGTGTCAGGTGAGTATCAGAGTCACTTGGCATTCAGGTGGCAAGCCTGTCACAGAAATGTGATTGTTTTAGAGTACTTCAATTTAGAAGGGGCCTGATGGTGATTTGGTCTGACCTCTCTACTCTAAGCAGAGCTAATTTTGAAATTGCATcatgttgctcagggctgtgtccagctgaGTCTCTTgtgtctccagggatggagattccacaacttctctgggcaatttCTTTCACTGTTTAACCAGCCTTATTgtgaataacttttttctttatgcttaaCAAGAATTTCCTGTTCTGCAACTTGTTGCTTTCCCTCTGCCTTACACTGTGGAGGGAGTGGTCTAGTTTTGTCTCTATAATCACTCATTACACAGCTGAAGACAGCAGTAAGATTCCCTCCTtggccttcttttctccaggtcAGACTAACCCAGCTGTTTCAGCATCTCTTTGTACATCCTGTGCTGCAGTCCCCTAACTATCTGGGTGGCACTGCTGGACTTGCTCTGCTTTGTCAGcatcttgtactggggaccccaaaaCTGTGTGGTACTTTGGATGTAGCCTCCTAAGTGCAGATCAgggtcttttttccttctgttgaagGTGTTCTTACTCAGCTAAAAGTTACGTGGTGTGTAAGTTGCTTTGGTTTGAAAAAGTTACAtatgctggcaaagaaaaaggctaAGATCCTATTATAAATACTCGCTTGTGAAGACTTCTTGAAATAATCTTCACATGGAACTAATCACTTGTCTAGTGGATGTTGATTTATTTTGGGTCACAGATAAGGACTGGATATGTATGCTCACAGAGCATTCTTGCAGTATAATGTAATAGTATATAAGAAGATATTACTGGCAGCTTTATTTTGGGTTCAGAAGAAAAGTGGCTTGCAGTTCTGAAATAAAGCAAGCAACTTGTTCAGAACCTACTATTTAATGTTTAAATActtccctctcaaaaaaaaaaaaaaagcataacttctttttcatgtttaaagTAGGTCCTTTTTCCTTATGACTCTTTCTAAGCAGTCCTCTTGCTAAAGCCTTCTGGTTGTCTGTTCAGTTTTTCAGCTTTGTAGATGATGTAATCAACAAATAACTCTGTTGCAAGGCCTGAAGTGGGATGTACTCAAGAGTGCACTAATAGTACTGGGTCTGACCAAAAGTCTGCTTAGCTCAGTATCTAGTACTAGATTTTTATTCTATGTGTGTCGTTTCAGTCTCTTCTAATATTT
This window of the Accipiter gentilis chromosome 10, bAccGen1.1, whole genome shotgun sequence genome carries:
- the PRKAR1A gene encoding cAMP-dependent protein kinase type I-alpha regulatory subunit; amino-acid sequence: MAASSSSSSEEERSLRECELYVQKHNIQQLLKDCIVQLCTVRPERPMGFLREYFERLEKEETKQLLNQQKSGSRSDSREDEISPPPPMNPVVKGRRRRGAISAEVYTEEDAASYVRKVIPKDYKTMAALAKAIEKNVLFAHLDDNERSDIFDAMFPVTYIAGETVIQQGDEGDNFYVVDQGEMDVYVNSEWATSVGEGGSFGELALIYGTPRAATVKAKTNVKLWGIDRDSYRRILMGSTLRKRKMYEEFLSKVSILESLDKWERLTVADALEPVQFEDGQKIVVQGEPGDEFFIILEGTAAVLQRRSENEEFVEVGRLAPSDYFGEIALLMNRPRAATVVARGLLKCVKLDRPRFERVLGPCSDILKRNIQQYNSFVSLSV